The DNA sequence TGTGGGGGATGCCACTACTTGTATTACTCCTTGGAGGAGGTCTTTTCTTTTTCATTTATTCATCTTTCTTACCGCTTAAGGCATTTAAACATGCGATTGACGTACTGCGAGGCGCATACGATGATCCGGAAGCTGAAGGTCAGATCAGCCACTTTGGTGCTTTGGCAAGCTCAATGGCAGCTACTGTAGGTATGGGAAATATCAGTGGGGTAGCACTGGCAATCATGGCTGGAGGACCGGGTGCCCTTTTCTGGATGTGGGTAAGTGCTTTGCTGGGAATGGGAACCAAATTCTTTACCTGTACACTCTCTGTGATGTACCGTAAGGTACACAAGGATGGTAAACTGGAAGGCGGACCTATGTATATCATCACACAAGGCTTAGGGGAAAAATGGAAACCATTGGCAGGGCTTTTTGCTGTAGCCGGCTTGATAGGAACATTGCCAATGTTTGAGTCCAATCAGGTGACGCAAGTAGTGAGAGAGATGGTACTGGAGCCTAATGGAATTGCTACAGAGAATCCGGTTGTTTTGAAACTGATACTCGGAATCGGGGTGGCAATTCTAGTCGGTGTTGTAATTTTTGGAGGTTTACAAAGAATTGTAACCGTAGCAGAGCGTATGGTGCCAGCCATGGTAGTGCTGTATATGCTATGTGTTGGATATATTATTTTGGTGGATTTCGATCAGGTACCGGCAAGTTTTGCCCTGATCTTTTCAGATGCTTTTTCGGGTAATGCCGTATTGGGTGGAGCTTTGGGGAGTATCATTGTGATAGGTGCCAAAAGAGCAGCTTTCTCCAATGAAGCGGGTATTGGTACAGCACCAATGATGCACGGTGATGCCAAAAACCATGAACCAGTTCAAGAAGGATTGGTAGCCATGTTGGGTCCTGCCATCGATACAATACTGGTATGTACACTTACAGCACTGGCAATCATCATTACAGGTGTTTGGAAAGGTTCAGATGCACAGGGTGTAACACTAACAGCTCAGGCATTTGAGAGTGCTATGCCGACAGTGGGTACTTATCTGTTGGTACTGTGTGTAGCTATCTTTTCATTTACGACACTGTTTACGTTTTCGCATTACGGAAGCAAGTGTTGGGGATTCCTTTTTGGAGAGGAAACCAAGCACTGGTACAACTATATTTACATTGCGACCATTATTTTGGGTTCTGTATTTACCGTAGATGTGGTGATTAACCTGATTGATGGTTGTTATGCAACAATGGCGGTACCAACCATGCTTTCTACATTGCTGTTGGCTCCAAGGGTAAGAAAAGCTACCAAGCACTACCTTAGCAGGCTAAAAAGTGGTGAAATCAAACGTTTTGACCAGCAGGAGAAGAAAAAAGAAGTGATGGCTTAAGCTTTCCCGATTTATAAATAAGCAATGCCCAAAGGATTTTGAGTTCTTTGGGCATTTTTGTTTCTTTTTTACTGGTTCAAGAATTAGCGAAGTGCTACTTTGAACTGAGAAGGTATCAAGCCACCTATTATGGGATATTCCTCAGGATTGAAAATAGTTAATGATGGAAGTTTTGGGAGTATATTACAATTTTCTTCATACTAGGAACATATGTCGATATACTTAGTATATTGCACTAGTTCTTTTTATTAATTCTTAGTCGTCGGTAGATGTATTCAATGAAGAGCGGAAATTCCTCGATGCAAGTATTGAATTATAGATTTCAGAAACAGTTGATTCTTTAAATGAAGGGTGTAATTTCTTTACTAAAAATGATGATAGAAATGTATCTTTTCCATTATGGTCTAATATATAGATTACATGACAATCATTTTCAAAAACAACATTCCATGCTCCGCCATAATGTTTTATATATACTTCACCAGTATATGCAATAATAGAAAGAATATATCTATAGTAATTTTCGTAAGATAAACTTTCATTATTGATTTCTAATATACAATCTAGTTGCTTTATACTCAGTTCTGAAAAGTCTAATATTGGTTTTTCTAGGGCTGATTTTAGTTTCGAAATAATGACTTCTTTTTTTATTAAAAAATTTTGACCAAAATGATTAACCCCAGAATCTAGGGTGAGACTTGGGTTGTTATTTAAATTATGATATGCTTTGATGCTGCTATGTAAAAAAAATATATCATCTTCTAACTCTAAAACTCCTCCAGAATTAAGTAGGTAATGACTATTTGATATTTCTTCATGCCTTTGGTGATTAAGCATTTTCATTCCTTCTTCATAAGATAATTCCCACAACCTGAATAGCTCACCATATTTATTAGGATAGATGAGATATGGAAATAAGATTTCTTTATATTCTTGAAGAAGATCAAACTCTGACTCATATATATGATAATATTGACCTTTTTCTTTATTTATCAATATTTCTCCATTTTTCATTAAAAAATTAGATGTTGAAACTAAGTGTGGAATGAAATATTTACATTGGATGTTAACGTCAAGGTTGAAATTCTCTTTTAGTATTACCTTCTTTCTCATTTTTTTGCGAAAATATTATTAGTCAATACAAACATTAATGTTAATACAGTAAATTTTATCATAATTAGCATATTACTGTTAATATCGGTGACCAACCACTCTCGTAAGCTTGTGTGTTAGCTTTCTAGAACCAATTAGTTACTAAAGCCTCTCCCCACAATACTTACAATATTCCGCATCATGGTCATGTCCTTCACGTCCGCAGTTTTGGCAAGACTGTGTACTGATTTCATGTTGTGCATTAGCCAGTTCCACGGAGACAATGCCTGTCGGAACGGCAATAATACCATACCCCAAGATCATAATAAGGGAGGCGATAAACTGTCCGAAGGCGGTTTGTGGAGCAATATCTCCATAACCCACTGTCGTTAGCGTGACGATAGACCAGTAGATACTTCTCGGGATACTGGTAAATCCGCTGTCACTTCCTTCAATGAGGTACATCAGCGTACCAAGGATAATGGATAGCGAGATTACGGTCAGCAGGAAAACGGTAATCTTAAAACGGCTTGCCTTCAGTGCCATAATCAGGATCTTACCTTCTCCCAGATACCTGCCCAGCTTGAATATCCTGAATACCCGGATCAGTCTAAGCGCCCTGATAACAGTCAAGGCATGTCCACCAGCCATGACAAGTCCGATATAGGTGGGGAGGATTGCGAGCAAGTCCACTATGCCGAAAAAGCTGTAGATATAATGGATAGGCCTTCTGACTGAATAGACTCGGGCAATGTATTCAATGGTAAATAAAATGGTAAAAACCCATTCCAATGTTTTGAGCAAGGAACCGTATTGTGCTGCAAAATCTGCTACGCTTTCCAACATAACGACCAGTATACTACATAAAATCAGTATCAAGAGCACTACATCAAACAGCTTTCCCCAAAAGGTATCCGCCTCAAATATGATCTCATGCATTTTCTCCCTGATGCTTTGCCTGCTTTTTTTGGGTGTTTGCTCCATAGTGGGTTTTGGGTTTCAATTTGCATTCAATTAATCCAATTTCTTCGAATCCTTCAAATCCTTCCTATATTAGGTACACATTTGAATACTAACAGACAAAACCATGAAAAAGCTAAGACACTATTGTTTACTGATAATTACGCTGTTAATGATGGCTAATACAACCCAATCTCAAGACCTGAAAGCCTTTGTGATCTTTGATAAGGAAGGCAAGGAAATATCCTATGGAGAAATGGTGAAGTCGCTGGAAGGTGCCGATGCTGTATTCTTTGGAGAGCTGCATAACAACCCGATTGCCCATTGGCTTGAACTGGAGGTAACCCATTCGCTTTTTGAGGCAAAAGGAAAAGACTTGCTACTTGGTGCGGAGATGTTTGAGCGTGATGCCCAGCAAGTGTTGGATGAATACCTTGCGGGTATTGCCAAAGAGGCTTACCTGATAAAGGATGGTAAGGCATGGGACAACTATGCGACTGACTATTCCCCTTTGGTTGAGTTTGCCAAGGCAAATGGACTAAAGTTTTATGCGACCAATGTTCCAAGGCGTTATGCCAGTCTGGTAGCCAAGCAAGGTTTGTCAGCATTGGAAGAGCTGGATAAGGAAGTGAGAAAAAATTACCTGCCTAAGTTGCCGATTGAGGTGGACTTCAGTCTGCCAAGCTACAAAAACATGATGGCAATGATGGGAGGACATGGACATGGTATGCAAGGCGCCGAAGATATGGCGAAGAACATGGTGGCTGCACAGGCAATCAAGGATGCAACGATGGGTGCTACGATTGCGGAAGCAATCAAGAGGGAGAAAGGGACTTTCCTGCATTACAATGGAAGTTATCACTCCAATTATAAGGAAGGAACCGTTTGGTACTTGCTTCAGAAGATGCCAAAACTGACAGTTGTGAATATCAATGTAGTTGAAGTGAATGATGTCAATACATTTGATACCCAAAATAAGGAGACGGCAGATTTTGTGATTCAGGTGACTGAGCGAATGACCAAAACATATTAAATTGTAGGAACAGAGACCTATTTGTATATCTGAAGCCTACGTGTTTCTCTAAAAATTGAAATAGCATGAATTTTCTGGAAGTAGAAGTAAAAACCGCCATGATCTTTCATGGGTTTGATGGTAATAATAAGGAGATCATAGAAGAAGTTGTAGAGGAGAATTTTATGAAAAAGCTGGTAGCTGTGGGACGTATCCAGTCCATCAGCGAACAATACTTGCTGGTGACCTCTTCACATGGTAGGGTGATGTATTGGGAGTATAAGGGGACAATGGAAGACCTGAAGCAACGACTGGCGTTGAAGGGCGTAAATATTATCTAGCAATTGGCATATATAGCTGATTAAATTGGTCCAACTGAAACATCTTCGGTTGGACTTTTTTGTTGACATCGTCTTGATTGCGTAGAAGGTAGAGTGGATTGAAAAGTGAGTCTGAAAATATTACCCTTTAATTATAAGTAATGTATAAAACAGGAGTGTTCAGTACTTGAATGATGATTTTTGTTATTGAAAATTAGCCGATAAATTCTTTTATAGGGTAAAGTATTTTTTGAATGCCATCCCAAAAGCGCTCTCAACTCCTCAGCTTTTCCTTCCTGTAGCATTCAAGTTTCTTCCTAAACTGTACTACCCGTGAAAGACGAAAGATCATTCAAGTTGCTTTTTGGCACTGTAGTCGAGATTACCGTTCGCCTTGCTTTCCTGTTTATACTGATAGGTTGGTGTTTCCGCTTGCTTAGCCCTTTTATGGGAGTTGTATTGTGGGGTATTATTCTGGCAATTGCTACCCGTCCTGTTTATGATGTGCTTTACAACTGGGTCGGTAACCGTACCAGTTGGGCAACTGCCTGCTATATCATTTTAGGATTGATTATAATTCTACTGCCCAGTTGGCTGTTTCTGGACTCCATGATCGGTGGAATACTGGAATTGAAAGAGCGTGTTAGTACCGGAACTTTGTCTGTGCCACCACCTCCTGACAAGGTAAAAGATTGGCCTGTAGTAGGTAGTCAGCTCTATGAAGCTTGGACGCAGGCTAACCTTGACCTGAATGAAACTTTAGATAAATATGAGTCACAGTTCAAAACGCTCTCGGAAACCATAGCATCCAAGGCTTTGAATACAGGTGTCAGTGTATTGCAGTTTGTCATTTCATTGATCATTTCGGGTGTACTGCTTACCTCAAAGGGCTCTGGAGATTTCAGCAAGAAGTTTTTCAGAAGACTGGTAGGGGAGGAAGGTGACGAATATGAGGAAGTAACAGTGCGTACAGTCAGAAACGTAACAAAAGGAGTCTTGGGAGTCGCCTTTATACAAGCCTTCCTTGTCGGGATAGGATTTGTGTTGGCAGGGGTCCCCTATGCAGGAGTCTGGACATTGATCGTGCTTATCTTTGCGATCTTGCAGCTTCCCGCTACACTGGTCATCATACCGGTGATTATTTACCTGTTTTCCCACATGTCTTCCCTTGGCGCCTCATTATGGTCTATTTACCTGATCGCAGCCGGAATCAGTGACAATGTACTGAAGCCAATCCTGTTGGGAAAAGGCGCTCCAGTACCTATGCTGGTCATCTTCCTTGGTGTGATAGGGGGCTTTATCCTGTCTGGATTTTTGGGATTGTTTACTGGAGCCATCGTGCTGTCGTTGGGTTACAAGCTTTTTATGACATGGGTGGATAACAACCCAATGGAGGAAGAAACCGAAAACCTGTCACGCTAAAGGAACCGATGATGGAAAAGGAAGAAAATACAACCAATCAACCCACTGGAAGCCCGATCAAGATGGTGACCTATATTGTGTTGGGAATCTCAGCACTTTTGTTGGTGTGGTATATTCTTTCAGACCGATATGTACCCTACACCGATCAGGCAAAGGTAAATGGATTGACAACCCCCATTGCTCCCCGTGTTTCAGGTTATATTACAGAGATCAATGTCAGGTTGCATGATTATGTTCATACAGGTGATACGCTTTTCAGGATAGACCCCCGCCCTTATTTGTTGGCAGTGGAACAGGCAGAAGCCAATCTGGACAATACAGGACAGTCGGTAGCAGCAAGGACAGCTTCGGTAAAGTCTTCGGCAGGTCGATTGGGTGTGGCAAGGGCTCAGCTAGACCGAGCCCAACGCAATTGGGACAGGGTACAGAAGGTGTTGAAAGAGAATCCCGGAGCATTGTCACAATCTGACAGGGATCAGGCAGAAACATCCCTGATGCAGGCAACGGAACAAGTGGCATCGGCTGAAGCAGACTTGGAACGCTCTCAGCAGTCATTGGGCGTGTCAGGTGAGCGTAATCCCAAATTTATTGGTGCACTTAAGGCATTGGAAAAGGCACAGCTTGATCTGGCGTTTACGCATGTAATTGCTACGGCTGATGGGTATGTCGAAAGCTTGAGTATAGATCAAGGCTATTATGCGAGTCCGGGGCAGCCATTGGCTACTTTGGTATCCAAAGAAAATCTTTGGATTCAGGCAGATATGAAAGAGAACAACCTTTCCAGAATGAAAGTGGGGGATCAGGTGGAGTTTATTTTGGATGTAAAACCGGGAAAGGTATTCTCGGCAACAGTAAGAAGCATTGGGCATGGTGTAACGACAGGCAATGCCACAAAAGGCGACTTACCAAGCATTTCTTCTAGCCAAGGCTGGTTAAGGGATCCACAACGTTTTCCAGTAATCATTTCCTTTGATGTACATGAATTGGAGACGGAGTTAAGGCTTGGCGGTCAGTCAGATGTTGTCGTCTTTACTGGTGACGGAGGAATACTGAATGCAACAGGTAAGCTTAGAATCCGAGTAATGAGTTGGCTTTCTTATTTAAGGTAAACCAGACTAAATGAGTTACGACAAGACATATTATTCCATTCTTCGGTATGCGGTAGGTACTACCATGATTGTAGGTGTAGCTTTGGCAATGGATTATACATTGGCGTATCTCACTCCTGTATTGGGTATTACATTGTTGGCGCCCGGTACACCAGCCCCAACATGGAAGGTGGGCTTTGCCTTTGTCATGATGCTAGCTGTAACCAGTGTGTTTGGTTTGCTTTTCAGCAGGTGGTTCCTTCCTTACCCGATGGTCTTTTTACCACTGATTGTACTGATTATGCTGAGTATATTTTATACACAGGCTGTACCAACGGTTTTCAAGCTCTTTTTGCTGATCTCAATTGTGATTATTCCATTGCTCTCACAGTTTTCCTACAAGTTGGGTGGTATTGTCACTTTTAGTTTGATTAAGAATGGTGCCCTGTCTATCATTTTTGTAGGGTTGGTGTACCTGATTTTTCCTGAACAGGAATCTGAATTGGGTACAGCGAAACAAAGCTCAGTAGAAGTTCCATCAGCAGAGCGATTTCAGAATGCACTGATTGCAGTAATCATGATCACACCTTTGCTGACACTATTTTTTATGTTCAAGTGGGCGGGTGCCATGATCATCCTGATCTTTGCAATTATACTGGCAATGAATCCTGCTACTACCAATTTTAAGGCAGGGGGAGCCGTTATTCTAGCCAATATTGCAGGAGGTATTGTAGCCATATTTGTGTATGAGCTTTTGACGGTTTTCCCAAGGTTTATCTTTATGCTGTTGACGACATTGTTGGTAGGGTTATTTTTCGGTAAAAAACTGCATGAAGGAAAACCAATCTCTTCCTTGTACGGTACGGCTTTTTCTACCTTCCTATTGATTTTAGGTTCTGTATCAACCTCTGAAGGGGAAGCGGGGTCAAAGGTATGGAGTAGGGTCTTTCAGATCAGTATTGCTGTAGTATATGTGGTGATTACCTCGAGCGTATTGAAATACTTTATTCAGCCGAAAAAAGTCTGAGCATATGAGAAGCGTATGGCATTCATTATCCTTTCATTGTTGTATGCTACTGCTTATTGTAGGAATGGTCAGCTCCTGCAAGCTCGGACCCAATTATATGAGAACCGCTGACAAGTTGCCTAACCATTACCGACAATCTTTTTCTTCTGAAAAATCCATTGCCAATCTACCTTGGTGGGAGTTGTTTCAGGATTCAGTCCTGACTGACCTTATTGAAAAATCATTGGAACAGAACCGAGACTTGGCAGTAGCTTTTGACCGGATCAGAACGGCTGAAGCCTCTATGGGAATTGTCCGTGCGGACCTTTACCCAAGAGTCAATTACGTGACCGATGCTTCTGCTACATTTACCACTGTGGATGGTGGAGATTCGGAGTCAGTCATTCCGGATATAAATATAGCCTATCAGGTGGATTTGTGGGGAAGGTACAGGCGGCTCAGTGAAGCAGCTTTTCAGGAGTATCTCGCTACAGAAGAGGCTTACAAAACATTGACTCTATCTCTTGTGGCACAAGTAGCCACTTCATACCTGACACTTCGGGACTTAGATAACCGTTTGCGTGTAGCAAGCCGTACAGCTGATACGTGGCAAAAGAACCTAGATATTGTACAGGCAAGGTTCAATGGAGGTTTTGTAAGTGAAGTGGACTTGAATCAGGCCCGAATCCAACTGACAGAAGCACTTACCGCCATTCAGCAGTTTAAGCGTTTGAGAGTTCAGACAGAAAATACCATCAGCTTGTTGTTAGGGGAGTATTCACAGGAAATTTCACGTGGACAGGAATTGAATGAGCAACAGTATCCAGATTCATTGCCCACAGGGTTACCTTCAGAATTATTAGACAGAAGACCTGATGTATTGGCAGCAGAAAAAAGATTACATGCCCAAACAGAACGAATTGGGGTGGCGGAAGCACTGAAATATCCGTCT is a window from the Limibacter armeniacum genome containing:
- a CDS encoding HlyD family secretion protein is translated as MEKEENTTNQPTGSPIKMVTYIVLGISALLLVWYILSDRYVPYTDQAKVNGLTTPIAPRVSGYITEINVRLHDYVHTGDTLFRIDPRPYLLAVEQAEANLDNTGQSVAARTASVKSSAGRLGVARAQLDRAQRNWDRVQKVLKENPGALSQSDRDQAETSLMQATEQVASAEADLERSQQSLGVSGERNPKFIGALKALEKAQLDLAFTHVIATADGYVESLSIDQGYYASPGQPLATLVSKENLWIQADMKENNLSRMKVGDQVEFILDVKPGKVFSATVRSIGHGVTTGNATKGDLPSISSSQGWLRDPQRFPVIISFDVHELETELRLGGQSDVVVFTGDGGILNATGKLRIRVMSWLSYLR
- a CDS encoding DUF2955 domain-containing protein, whose amino-acid sequence is MSYDKTYYSILRYAVGTTMIVGVALAMDYTLAYLTPVLGITLLAPGTPAPTWKVGFAFVMMLAVTSVFGLLFSRWFLPYPMVFLPLIVLIMLSIFYTQAVPTVFKLFLLISIVIIPLLSQFSYKLGGIVTFSLIKNGALSIIFVGLVYLIFPEQESELGTAKQSSVEVPSAERFQNALIAVIMITPLLTLFFMFKWAGAMIILIFAIILAMNPATTNFKAGGAVILANIAGGIVAIFVYELLTVFPRFIFMLLTTLLVGLFFGKKLHEGKPISSLYGTAFSTFLLILGSVSTSEGEAGSKVWSRVFQISIAVVYVVITSSVLKYFIQPKKV
- a CDS encoding AI-2E family transporter; translation: MKDERSFKLLFGTVVEITVRLAFLFILIGWCFRLLSPFMGVVLWGIILAIATRPVYDVLYNWVGNRTSWATACYIILGLIIILLPSWLFLDSMIGGILELKERVSTGTLSVPPPPDKVKDWPVVGSQLYEAWTQANLDLNETLDKYESQFKTLSETIASKALNTGVSVLQFVISLIISGVLLTSKGSGDFSKKFFRRLVGEEGDEYEEVTVRTVRNVTKGVLGVAFIQAFLVGIGFVLAGVPYAGVWTLIVLIFAILQLPATLVIIPVIIYLFSHMSSLGASLWSIYLIAAGISDNVLKPILLGKGAPVPMLVIFLGVIGGFILSGFLGLFTGAIVLSLGYKLFMTWVDNNPMEEETENLSR
- a CDS encoding ion transporter translates to MEQTPKKSRQSIREKMHEIIFEADTFWGKLFDVVLLILILCSILVVMLESVADFAAQYGSLLKTLEWVFTILFTIEYIARVYSVRRPIHYIYSFFGIVDLLAILPTYIGLVMAGGHALTVIRALRLIRVFRIFKLGRYLGEGKILIMALKASRFKITVFLLTVISLSIILGTLMYLIEGSDSGFTSIPRSIYWSIVTLTTVGYGDIAPQTAFGQFIASLIMILGYGIIAVPTGIVSVELANAQHEISTQSCQNCGREGHDHDAEYCKYCGERL
- a CDS encoding efflux transporter outer membrane subunit, which translates into the protein MLLLIVGMVSSCKLGPNYMRTADKLPNHYRQSFSSEKSIANLPWWELFQDSVLTDLIEKSLEQNRDLAVAFDRIRTAEASMGIVRADLYPRVNYVTDASATFTTVDGGDSESVIPDINIAYQVDLWGRYRRLSEAAFQEYLATEEAYKTLTLSLVAQVATSYLTLRDLDNRLRVASRTADTWQKNLDIVQARFNGGFVSEVDLNQARIQLTEALTAIQQFKRLRVQTENTISLLLGEYSQEISRGQELNEQQYPDSLPTGLPSELLDRRPDVLAAEKRLHAQTERIGVAEALKYPSFTLSTDLGWQLVDPTYGFAALGAQILGPIFNSGANQKRVVVEKTVTAQLFHGYEQTYLNALREVEDAMIAVETYRVEYDLRREQVQAAEQAASLSWVRYEGGLTSYLEVLDLQRSLFNSQLRASESLRLHLTSIVQLYQALGGGWSLEQENELQNRYETD
- a CDS encoding ChaN family lipoprotein codes for the protein MKKLRHYCLLIITLLMMANTTQSQDLKAFVIFDKEGKEISYGEMVKSLEGADAVFFGELHNNPIAHWLELEVTHSLFEAKGKDLLLGAEMFERDAQQVLDEYLAGIAKEAYLIKDGKAWDNYATDYSPLVEFAKANGLKFYATNVPRRYASLVAKQGLSALEELDKEVRKNYLPKLPIEVDFSLPSYKNMMAMMGGHGHGMQGAEDMAKNMVAAQAIKDATMGATIAEAIKREKGTFLHYNGSYHSNYKEGTVWYLLQKMPKLTVVNINVVEVNDVNTFDTQNKETADFVIQVTERMTKTY
- a CDS encoding alanine/glycine:cation symporter family protein, which produces MDTIFLINTVKQTDFEMHKIEELVAGYSDLMWGMPLLVLLLGGGLFFFIYSSFLPLKAFKHAIDVLRGAYDDPEAEGQISHFGALASSMAATVGMGNISGVALAIMAGGPGALFWMWVSALLGMGTKFFTCTLSVMYRKVHKDGKLEGGPMYIITQGLGEKWKPLAGLFAVAGLIGTLPMFESNQVTQVVREMVLEPNGIATENPVVLKLILGIGVAILVGVVIFGGLQRIVTVAERMVPAMVVLYMLCVGYIILVDFDQVPASFALIFSDAFSGNAVLGGALGSIIVIGAKRAAFSNEAGIGTAPMMHGDAKNHEPVQEGLVAMLGPAIDTILVCTLTALAIIITGVWKGSDAQGVTLTAQAFESAMPTVGTYLLVLCVAIFSFTTLFTFSHYGSKCWGFLFGEETKHWYNYIYIATIILGSVFTVDVVINLIDGCYATMAVPTMLSTLLLAPRVRKATKHYLSRLKSGEIKRFDQQEKKKEVMA